CCCAGGCGGCCGACCTCCTCGACGGACCCGAAACCGGCTCCGAAGGATCGAACGCCCTCCGCCAGGCCATCCGGAAGATCGCACCCCCGGTCACCGTCGACCGATTCTTCGGCGACGAAATCGAACTCCTCGAGAACGGCATCCTCGACGGCAGTCTAATCGAATCCCTCGAGTCCGTCGTCGGCGACCTCGAATTCTGACCACCGATCACGCGGATTTCAGAGGCACTTCGATCTTGACCGGGAGGCCCGGTTTTGCGAGGAGTTCGACGGGTCGATCTGCTGAGAGCCGTTGGCCTCCCGAAGTCTGAATGTTGCTGCGAAGCAATCAGGCTGAGGGGAGGGCCTCGGTGTGTGCCGCCATGACGTTGTAACGGTTCGAGAATTGATCGTCACTTCGATGCTCGATTTCGAACGTAATACCCGTGGCGGACCATGTGTAGTGACGACGCGTCGACTCGACCTTCGAGAAGGCTTCATCGGTAGTCGCTGTCGGAAAGTGTCAAGAACGTCCACCCTGGTGATTGCCCGGACGAGATCGTAGTGTCCAGATCGCGCCGACGTCCGCCGGCGTCGGGCAGTCCGGAATAGCCGGCCCTGTTTCATGCGTCGACCTGCGGTCGACTCCTCCCGTGATGACACCAGACGCCCGTGCTCCGATCGTGACGGAAGTGAAGATCATCGCCGATTCGAATCTCGGCCGAATCACAGCCCCGCCGTGGATGCAGTCGGCGTGGCGCGTGTCCAGGGGGGAGGTCTGGGCGACGGCGTCGGCTGGCCGCCCAGGGGCCGTATGCAGCGCAGATGAGCCATAACCTATGGTCACCGCAGCTGGGGGCCTACCTTCGCCCCTTGACACGACAGTTATCTATACCTGACTATACAACCTGTGGTTCACGTCATACCCGATCTCCGGCACGATGGCTTGCGTCACGGATGACCCCCGCCGGGATGTGCACGGAACCTGCTCGTGACATACCAAGGATGGGTCCATTCGTAGCGCTGACGGGCGGGTGTGACCGGGGCTGGGAACGACAACAAATCGAGACCCCGAGAGTTTGAGGGAAACATGGCGACACACGCGCAAGAGATCAAGTCCGTAACCCTGGACGATCAGCCGATTTCCATCGAGGAGTTCGTGGCCGTCGCCCGATTCGGCGCTCGTGTCGAATTCGCTCCCTGTTACGAGGATCGGGTCCGGAAGTCGAGGGGTCTCATCGAGAAGTTCCTCGACGAGAACCGGTTGATCTACGGAGTGACCACCGGCTTCGGCGACAACGTGACCGAGGTGATCGCACCGGAGGATGCAACCGCGTTGCAGCGCAACATCATCCTCTCCCATGCGGTCTCCGTCGGAGACCCTCTTTCCAGGGAGGTCGTGCGCGCGATCCAGCTGATGATGCTGGTCGGCCTCGGCCAGGGGGTCTCGGGAACCAGCTTCGCCACTCTCGATCTCATTCGCGAGCTCCTCAACAACGGCATTACCCCCTATGCTCCCGGTGAGGGCTCGGTCGGCTACCTGAGCGTCGAGGCGCATATGGCGCTGGTGCTGTTGGGCGAAGGGCGCGCGTGGGCCAACGGCGAATTGGTTTCCGGCGGAGCGGCACTCGAGATGTTCGGACTGCAGCCCGTCACCCTCGGGTGCAAGGAAGGGCTGACGCTGACGAACGGAACTCATTCCGTCACCGGCATCGGCGTGCTGCTCGCCTACGACGCGGTCCGCGCCGCCACCATTGCGGACGCGGCCGCCGCGCTCAGCCTCGAGGCGCTCAAGGGAACGATCTGCGCTTACGATCCGCGTCTTCATGCGTTGAAGAAGCACCCCGAGCAGGCAGCGGTCGCCCGCAACGTCAGCCGCATCCTCGACGGCAGCGAGATCATCGACAGGTACCGGCACTACCGCGTCCAGGACACCTACAGTCTGCGCGGGATCCCCCAGGTGCACGGCGGCGCCAAGCGGGCGATCAAGAACGCCGTCGCGATCATCGAGGACGAGCTGCACTCGGTGGGTGACAACCCCGTCATCATCCCCGACGGGGACGACGGCGACGCCATCATGGGCGCCAACTTCGACAGCACGTTCGTGGGCATCCAGGCCGACACGATCATGACCGCCCTCACCGTGCTGGGCAAGATCTCCGAGCGCAGAACCGACCGAATGGTCAACAGCGCCTTCAGTGAACTACCCGCCTTCCTCGCCCCCAATCCCGGGCTGAACAACGGGTACATGATTCCGCAGTACACGTCGGCCGCCCTGCTCATGGAAATGCGGGCCGCCTCCTTCCCGGCCTCGGTCGACTCGGTCACCACCTCCGCGAACCAGGAAGACACCGTCAGTAACGCCTACCTGGCGGTGACCAAGGCCTACCGCGGGGTCAAGAAGCTCCGCTACATCCTGGCCATCGAATTGATGTGCGCGGCCCAGGCGGCCGACCTCCTCGACGGACCCGAAACCGGCTCCGAAGGATCGAACGCCCTCCGCCAGGCCATCCGGAAGATCGCACCCCCGGTCACCGTCGACCGATTCTTCGGCGACGAAATCGAACTCCTCGAGAACGGCATCCTCGACGGCAGTCTGATCGAATCCCTCGAGTCCGTCGTCGGCGACCTCGAATTCTGATCACCAATCACGTCTGGAAACAAGCAAACATGACAGATCTCAGCACACCGGGTGCGTCCTTGTCTGCCACGCCGGAGAAGGTCCGCCCCGATCACGAAACCCCGCTGAACCGGTTTCATCTACGAATCACGGCGCTGACATTCGGCGCTAATTTCTCCGACGGTTATGCTCTCGGCAGCATCGGAATCGTCCTCACGGTCCTGGCCCCGACGATGGGACTCAGCACGCTGTGGGAGGGGATTCTCGGAAGTTCCATGCTGGTCGGCGTGCTCGTCGGCAGTGTGGTGTGCGGATGGCTTGCAGACAGATTCGGCCGCCGCCGGGTCTTCCAATTGGACTTCATCGTCATCGCTGTGGCCTCCGCGGCCCAGTTCTTCGTTGACGGCCCGGTGTGGCTGCTCGTGCTCCGACTGCTCATCGGGATCGGTGTCGGCGCCGACTATGCACTCGGACCCACACTGGTCACCGAGTTCGTCCCCACGCGCTACCGCGGAGGGCTCCTCGGTTCCCTGACGGTGATGTGGACCGTCGGTTACGTCGCTTCCTTCTTCGTCGGCACGTGGCTTGTCAATCTGTCGCCGGATTCTTGGCGTTGGATGCTCGCAAGTGGTGCGATCCCCGCGCTGATCGTCCTGGTGCTGCGAATCGGCACACCCGAGTCGCCACGATGGCTGATCGAGAAGGGGAGACTCGAAGAGGCACGGCACATTTCGAACAAGTACCTTGACGGCGCACTCGACATCGAGAAGATCGCGGCATCCACCGTATCCGCCGAGCCGGCGCGATACCGCGACCTGTTCAGTCGGAAGATCCTGAAGAACACGGTATTCGGAATCTTCTTCTACAACTGCCAGGTCATTCCGTACTTCGCCATCTTCACGTTCCTACCGGTGATCCTCCCCAAGCTCGGTATGGACGAAGACGGTTTCGCCAGCGGGGTAATGCTGAACCTCTTCCTCCTCGCCGGTGGAATCGTGGGTTTGTGGGCGATCGCGAAGATCGGTCGCCGCCCGCTGACGATCTACTCGTTCGTCATCATGGCGGTCACGCTGGCGATCGTTGCCTTCGGTACCAGCTGGCCG
This genomic stretch from Prescottella soli harbors:
- a CDS encoding HAL/PAL/TAL family ammonia-lyase, with the protein product MATHAQEIKSVTLDDQPISIEEFVAVARFGARVEFAPCYEDRVRKSRGLIEKFLDENRLIYGVTTGFGDNVTEVIAPEDATALQRNIILSHAVSVGDPLSREVVRAIQLMMLVGLGQGVSGTSFATLDLIRELLNNGITPYAPGEGSVGYLSVEAHMALVLLGEGRAWANGELVSGGAALEMFGLQPVTLGCKEGLTLTNGTHSVTGIGVLLAYDAVRAATIADAAAALSLEALKGTICAYDPRLHALKKHPEQAAVARNVSRILDGSEIIDRYRHYRVQDTYSLRGIPQVHGGAKRAIKNAVAIIEDELHSVGDNPVIIPDGDDGDAIMGANFDSTFVGIQADTIMTALTVLGKISERRTDRMVNSAFSELPAFLAPNPGLNNGYMIPQYTSAALLMEMRAASFPASVDSVTTSANQEDTVSNAYLAVTKAYRGVKKLRYILAIELMCAAQAADLLDGPETGSEGSNALRQAIRKIAPPVTVDRFFGDEIELLENGILDGSLIESLESVVGDLEF
- a CDS encoding MFS transporter, with amino-acid sequence MSATPEKVRPDHETPLNRFHLRITALTFGANFSDGYALGSIGIVLTVLAPTMGLSTLWEGILGSSMLVGVLVGSVVCGWLADRFGRRRVFQLDFIVIAVASAAQFFVDGPVWLLVLRLLIGIGVGADYALGPTLVTEFVPTRYRGGLLGSLTVMWTVGYVASFFVGTWLVNLSPDSWRWMLASGAIPALIVLVLRIGTPESPRWLIEKGRLEEARHISNKYLDGALDIEKIAASTVSAEPARYRDLFSRKILKNTVFGIFFYNCQVIPYFAIFTFLPVILPKLGMDEDGFASGVMLNLFLLAGGIVGLWAIAKIGRRPLTIYSFVIMAVTLAIVAFGTSWPLPVVVLAFAIFTFVMSAASNLAQVYPAELYPTRMRAAGVGLLNGASRIGSAAGTFILPVTLSSFGVTASMLGLVGVLVIGAISAVLLAPETSRLSTEELG